The sequence AGCAcaacacaaataaataaattaaattcccTCCAAATTAACTTATACCAAGTGCCAAGTGCCTGTTGTACTACAACACACAccacttattgtccttactccAATTACTCCAAGTAGAATTTCACAACAATTAAGAGACATCTCAATTATtacaattcattaaaaaaaacacctgCAAGTGGGATAATATATGTTACTCaacaagtaatttttatttatttatgcttaaaaaatattcttgttCAATATTgagattcaaatttataataatataaaaatatattcataaaaaGGTGGAAATAGTCAGtttagtctttaaaattataactcCTAtcacttttctatttttagcttttaatttttagtttctcaaactttttagaaatattcttagtcttttattaattttttgtcatcaCTTTTAGTTCCTCTAaattttgttgttcatttttaatctttttttttatatttttattgctcaaaaatactttcaaatatataataaatgagaGATTAAAATGGACAAAATAGAAgctaaatttgaaaaataaaaataaacaaaagactaaaatgagaatttttttttaaaggaacaaaaaatatgaagaacaaaattaataaaaaaaattaaaattgtcaatttttttaagggacaaaaatttgaatcttattgaaggattaaaaatttaattaatcagtTAAGTATTACTTGTAACTTTAGACCAACACGagtgataaattataattttaaatatatttttttaattttataaaccaAAGTGATAATTTGAGCATTGagaagtatatattttttttttgataatgtTGGGTCAgaaattaatcttttaagagTGAGTGAATCCAATAccagttattttattaaataaatcatctCTCCACCAATAAATGCTATGAAACCTTAAAAACCGCGTTAACCCTTTATTGAATGACAATATAGCATATATCGAAACACttactttaaaaaaaggaaaagaaaaaaaagcgaGGGCAGGAGGGTAATTTGGCAATGAAGGCAGAGAGGGCAAAATGGCAATTAACGAGAAGCAAGAGGGGCATTATAGTGAGAAGCAGTATTTAGAACTTTTGGTTCATGATTCATGATCATCGTCATCGTGCGTATCTAAAACATCTTCAAATCTATCTTTGACCGtcgtactctctctctctctctctctctttttaattttggcTCATCATCACCCTTCGCCTTTTCGCCGCTGTTGCAGACTCTGCtcaaaacacacaaacacaGCAACAGCCACCACACTTTCACTCACCCACTTACAATATCTCCATTTTGCCCCTTCTTTCCCCTTCAGCATAAAACCATCTCTATAAATATTCATTCATTAAACATAGCAGACAGTAGCAGCACACACacttatcttcttcttcctctgatTCCATTCATCATTCATTACTCTGATCCGACGGCTGCGATCTTCTCGTTTCTCCAATCGTACGGCCAGGGGTCCTTTGTCTGCCTCACTCACCTTCCCAACTTTCTCTCTCTACGtaagtctctctctctctttgcaAACAAAAGCCTTTATTATAACCTGCTTTTTCGCTCTCTCTGTATAACCTCTTTTTACGTTATTACGAATCATATCATATCCGCATAATATCTATCATCACTCGCACGCACACACACTCACTCACACGCGCACTCTGTTGTGCTTCGAATCTACTACCTCTCctgacatatataatatattcagtgtgccttgctttttttttttttgttttttttttccttctctttattCTTCCCTTTCCGTTTTGGGTTCCTTCaattttcgatttttttttccttaaaaagttttttttcggCCCAAGCCGTTCGGTGTTCGATTGGTTTCGCTGTTACATGCATCGATACGGGGCTGAATTATGCGCTGGCGTAATGGGTTTTGGTTCTTCTGCCAGATTTAGATCCATCGAGCTGATGTAGCCGACTTTGGTAATTTTGGTTGGATTGAGAATTGGAATGTTTGTTTTCTGCGGTTTATGATGCAATGCGTGTTTTGCTGTAACGGTTTGTGTAGTTCGCTCTTGATGGGGATCCGTTAATTACTCAGTTTGATTCTTTGTGATGTGCATGTGGTGTCTTATGTGTTAAGATGCTGATGGCTAGTACTGTGTTCAAAATATTGGTGAGTGCTATTTATACTGTAGAATTTGTGATGCACTGTTGGGCTGTCAATCAGTGTTttttcacacacacaaaaaaatacatacattgAATTGTGTACCAGATACTGCTTTGGATTACAAATTTGGGGTTTGTTGTAAATTCAGTGGATTTGCGTTAGTGTGTTCAGTTTGGTCTTTAATTTTGAACCCTAATATGGTCTTGTTATGCAGAAGTTACTTTTGTTTGTATCATTTTGTTTTACATGCTGGTTATGTACTTAATACTCTCTTAAGGATAAggataattaatattaaccCTCGGTCCATTGCAATAGAGAAATTATATCTTGTgattttggttttttgaaaggTCTTCTGGTTGTATGTTTTTTACATGGAGTTGTCTTGTTTAGTTCTCTTACAGTTTGTGTTTATTATGCATGAGTGGAATTTTTACCGTCATACAATCATATATGTGGACTCTTTTTATTCTTGTTCTTTGCTTAATATATTTCTCATGTCGTTGAAGTGTTCATGATATGTCATGTCACTGAAATGCAATTACAAACGGATAATTAGCAGCAGTCTGGTTAATACTCCATGTGTTATATTCAATtatggaaaataaattttttggtgtgctttttatatatgatactGTTTCTTATTGTTTTGTCTGATGGATTTAATCTGGATTCAGTGGATTAATTTTTTGTGACTATTTGTTGTATTGTGTGCTTTCCTGGAGTGGTCTTTTGAGGTGCATAAAACTCTCGGGCCATTTGTCACCTGTAAATGATCttatttctttgattttgattGTAGTTAGAGAGTAGCTTCTCTGGAACACCGAGTATGGAGTCCAACGGTCATGTTAGAGTAAAgagaaatgatattattaaagaaaATGGTCATTCCCATTTGTCAAATAATGATGATGAACATGATCCATGGACTGCATGGGCATACAAGCCTCGCACCATCACATTGTTACTTATTGGCGCTTGCTTTCTTATGTGAGTGTTTAGCTGGATAAATTAACGTCAACAAGTGGTGTATTTTTATCTACTTGGAAATTTGttcttcaataaaattaattttctctccCCCCTACTTAATTTTTTCATATCATTGTATATACCAGTTGGGCAAGTGGAGCACTTGATCCAGAAAGAGATGCATCTGGGGATCTAGTTACTTCTGTTAAAAGGTTTGGTATTTCTAATTTACTTACTGCTCATTTTGCTTTGTACAATTTGCTAAATGCCTACACAGCTGTTTCTCTGTAGGGGTGTATGGGCAATGATTGCTGTTTTTCTTGCTTATTGCCTGCTGCAAGCTCCTTCTACGTGAGTAATCAGAATGAATTTATTTTGCTTAGTATGGTATTTTCCATTTACTTATTGTTTTTGGATGTATATATTAGTCTTGTTTCTTTTGtccttttattatattaaatttagttGTCTGGTATATTTGTTGAGTTTAGATTTAGACCCAAGTATAGGTCTTCCTTAGTTTCTGTGACTTTCTGCATGATTGGATTATTTTCGTGACTATATATTAGAGGGGATTGAGTATCTGATCTTTTAGTTTCATGTTTGAGAGATGGGGTTTAAGATTTTAATTCCAGACTTCATCagttaatttatttcatttttcttaagttAAGAATTTACGTCaagagaataataatttatttcatttttaggtTAAGAGCTTATGTTAAGAGAATAATCCAACCGCTCCAAACACTCATACATCACTGTTTGAGAACATTATAAATAGGCCAAAATTATTTGGGATAACCAATGATATCATTTAAGGTTGGATGGCTGCGGCTAGTTTACTTACAGAGAAGAAAATTTACTGGAAGATGATGATTCTTTTCAAGCTTGGGGTTATAGAGAATGTGTGTGGAAGGGGTATGGAACTGTATAAAGATAACTGGAAACCCAAggtgtttaattttgtttgatgGAAGCTCATCCcatacaaattttaatataatcctGCTTAAAATTGTTCTGCTAAGTTTATGAATCTGAAAGAATATTAGTATAGTATATGATGTTGGAAGAGTAATAATATTAGTTGAGTTTTTAGTTCAGCTGAAGTTATAGTAAATTTTCTCTTGAGAATATTacctgaatatatttttttttcatgttttcatTCAGGGTTCTTATTAGGCCACATCCTGCAATTTGGCGCTTGGTTCATGGCATGGCTGTTGTATACCTAGTTGCCCTCACATTTTTGCTTTTTCAGGTTGGTTTCCATGTCTCAATTTATCTATTCTTTGTGTGTAAAGTTTAAGTAATTTTGTCAAGCTTAAACTTTGCATTTTTGTAGTGTATTTTTGCTCTAGATTCTTGCTTACTTTTTAGATTTGCATCTGTTAGCTTCCTCTAACTTTGTCATTGTCTTCTGTTGCATAATCTTAGTCATTTGTTGCTCTGTCTCCAGCAAGTGAACGAAAGTGTACTAACATGTATTCTCAATTTTTGTCCCTACAGAAGCGTGATGACGCTCGACAGTTTATGAAGTTTCTTCATCCTGATCTTGGTGTTGGTAATTCAatctgattcttttttattagctTTAAATTGGCTGGAAATGGAATTAATTGATTATGTATCTGCATTGTATTTGagatttgaaaacatttttggTAATTACTATGTTTGATCTTGGCAGAACTTCCAGAGAGATCTTATGGCGCTGACTGTCGTATATATCTGCCTGAAAACCCTGCAAGCAGGTTTAAGAATGTTTATGTATGATTTCTTTCACAACCTATGCTTTTGCTTATTCTctcctaaaattattttgttcttcGCTTTATCATATTTGGATATAACATGGGgctgatatattatgcttcatCTTTCAGGAGACACTTTTTGATGAATTTGTTTTAGCTCATGTTATTGGATGGTGGGGGAAGGCAATATTGATTCGTAATCAGCCCCTTCTTTGGGTGTTATCAATTGGTTTTGAGTTGGTGGAGGTAAGCCCTTATCTGATTAATACACTCCGATTTTTTCACATAGGTGTGGTTATGGGTTAGTGCATCCATAaagcttgtttttcttttgatatatcTATATCGTTTGAATTGCTTACATAACATCTGTGTTGTAATCTTCAGTATACTTTTCGTCACATGTTGCCAAATTTCAATGAGTGCTGGTGGGACAGTATTATTCTTGACATTTTGATCTGCAATTGGTTTGGTAAGAGTTTTGGTCCAATTTTATTTGACTTTTGGCAAGTTGCAAGGATTGCATGTGGTTTAGTTAAAGCATGAGCTTATTTATGGCATCACTACAACCACAGATTGCATCTATAGTCATTCATTTAATCTGTAATAGCTTGTCAACAAAATACGTACTGATTTTGAAAACATTGCCAGCCCCTTAAATGTTGAAAGCTTGTAGGATTCTTCCATCTGTGAATTTTTCTGTTTCAAGTTTAAAGGTATATGAAAATGTGTATGTATGCACAATCTTGGATAAGAATTGTTAAATTATTGCGTATATGAATGGTTTTGACTACATTTTCTTAAACCTTCATGGAATTTATTCAGATTCCTTTTAATCTTTATTCTAAATTGATAGTTCAAGGATTCAATTGAATTTTGTGAGCTTTATTTTTCTAACTTTGTGTCTTAGATGATATTCAAGGCTATAAAAGTCTACTTAGTTTATTACTTTTACAAGTTTAGATTGGTTTgcatctaaattaattttttcacccTAGAAAAACTTTGGGTACATCATGTGaactttagtgtttttttttaatagcttTTAGTGGTTCTTTTAgtatcataattcataatttcgctggtatataataaaatattgcatTGAATTTCTTATAAATCATCATGTGAACTTTAGTGTTTTTACTATTCATgatcatttgattattttattaaagaaaatgtAGTGTTTTTTTGAGTTTGCACTATTGCTGAAATTAATGCTCTTTTGGATTTGAAATTGTGGCAGCcgattgtaacatcttttactTGGTTTATTATGCAGGAATTTGGGCAGGAATGCATACTGTTAGATATTTTGATGGGAAAACATACAAATGGGTTGGTCTAAGCCAGCAGCCTAATATAATAGGAAAAGTatgtttttaagattttgattgtttttctaTCATCAGTTATttcattattcttgaatctttgattcTTATTGAAATTGCTCTAACTTGAAGTACTTTTTTCTATGCCTGCTTGAGCAATAGCCAATTGCCAATACTTGTTCTGATGGATGTTTTTACTAAAATTCTGATTTTTTAATGTTGCAATAATAACTAGTACTGTCAGTTCACCAtgagaaaaaatgattttgactATCTGAGTATGTTAGTTAATTCTTAGTGTTAGTTTATTGATTGCTAAGTGGACTTAATGTGAATCGAGTGATCTTTTTTATCGTTCGTCGACATCAGGTGAAACGAACATTAGGCCAATTCACACCAGCTCAGTGGGACAAAGACGAGTGGCATCCATTGCTTGGTCCTTGGCGTTTCATTCAAGTTCTTAGTCTTTGCATTGTATTTTTGACAGTAGAGCTCAACACATTCTTTTTGAAGTTTTGTCTCTGGATACCTCCTCGAAATTCGGTTGTTATATATAGGTTGATTTTGTGGTGGCTACTTGCGATTCCAACAATTCGTGAGTACAACTCATACCTTCAAGACAGGTACAGTCTTCTGCATCTCTCTTGTTTCCCTCCCACCCCTACCCAAAAGAAGtcatatttttctgttttgcatAGTGTGTTTAATGTTGATGAATGACATTGGAAATATCCTACTAAGattttgacattttttcctGTCATATATTCGTTGTGAATTTTTCAGAAAGCCAGTGAAAAAGGTCGGAGCATATTGTTGGCTCTCTCTTGCCATTTGCATTGTGGAACTTCTGATTTGCATTAAGTTTGGACACGGTAGttctcttaattaattattgtgtCATATTTTGAAGTTAGtatgcattaatcattgtataaTTCACTGATTACATTCATGGTGGTTGTGTTTCCACAGGCTTGTATCCAAAATCAATGCCTATATGGCTGGTAATATTCTGGTCAGGTGTTGGAGTGACCATTTTTACATTTTTGCTTTTGTGGTCTTGGCAACTCCATCGCACTTTAGGGAACAAAAAGAGACGATAATTTCACAATTGCAGCAGTTGCAATGCTGcattattctttgattgattcCTTCCTCATTTTTATGGGTACCAATCCATAGCCATACACATGGTGTAAATACATCAACCTCATAATTAATTGTAAATGAATATTAATTTCTCCTAGCTTAGTATAGTGGAACAGATCACAGTTTCTTTGGGCGGCAAATTTA comes from Glycine soja cultivar W05 chromosome 20, ASM419377v2, whole genome shotgun sequence and encodes:
- the LOC114403482 gene encoding CDP-diacylglycerol--serine O-phosphatidyltransferase 1 isoform X1, with the protein product MESNGHVRVKRNDIIKENGHSHLSNNDDEHDPWTAWAYKPRTITLLLIGACFLIWASGALDPERDASGDLVTSVKRGVWAMIAVFLAYCLLQAPSTVLIRPHPAIWRLVHGMAVVYLVALTFLLFQKRDDARQFMKFLHPDLGVELPERSYGADCRIYLPENPASRFKNVYETLFDEFVLAHVIGWWGKAILIRNQPLLWVLSIGFELVEYTFRHMLPNFNECWWDSIILDILICNWFGIWAGMHTVRYFDGKTYKWVGLSQQPNIIGKVKRTLGQFTPAQWDKDEWHPLLGPWRFIQVLSLCIVFLTVELNTFFLKFCLWIPPRNSVVIYRLILWWLLAIPTIREYNSYLQDRKPVKKVGAYCWLSLAICIVELLICIKFGHGLYPKSMPIWLVIFWSGVGVTIFTFLLLWSWQLHRTLGNKKRR
- the LOC114403482 gene encoding CDP-diacylglycerol--serine O-phosphatidyltransferase 1 isoform X2 encodes the protein MIAVFLAYCLLQAPSTVLIRPHPAIWRLVHGMAVVYLVALTFLLFQKRDDARQFMKFLHPDLGVELPERSYGADCRIYLPENPASRFKNVYETLFDEFVLAHVIGWWGKAILIRNQPLLWVLSIGFELVEYTFRHMLPNFNECWWDSIILDILICNWFGIWAGMHTVRYFDGKTYKWVGLSQQPNIIGKVKRTLGQFTPAQWDKDEWHPLLGPWRFIQVLSLCIVFLTVELNTFFLKFCLWIPPRNSVVIYRLILWWLLAIPTIREYNSYLQDRKPVKKVGAYCWLSLAICIVELLICIKFGHGLYPKSMPIWLVIFWSGVGVTIFTFLLLWSWQLHRTLGNKKRR